The Diceros bicornis minor isolate mBicDic1 chromosome 28, mDicBic1.mat.cur, whole genome shotgun sequence genomic sequence TGCTGAAGGGCGGGTCTGAGCAGGGTcaggtagcccagggccaaccagGCAGGGACAGCCAGGGATAGGCTCAGAGGGCAGGACCCAGGCCCTCTgagctgggtggggtggggcctcCTGCTGTGGTGGGGGATGGGCTGTCCTGGGCTAGCTGGACCAGGGGCATCAGAATCTTAGCCCCTTCAGCTGCAGCCCTGGCCCCACCTCGTCCAGCCCAGGTGGTGCAAGCCTGTGTCGTCTCCCTCTCACCCGCCCATCTCTCACTCTCACAGGGACGAAGGCTGTGACCACTGGATCAGAACTTTTGTCCCAAGTTCCCTGCCTGGCCAGTTCTACCTGGGCGGCATTAAACGTGAGTCCTGAGTGAGGTGGGCCCTGAACTGGGGGTTCCAGGGGGtggaggcctcccacaaggggAACAGACACCCCTGCCCGTCCACACAGGTGCTGTCCTATGGGGGGAAGCCCATGCAGACAGGCTGGGGAGAAGGGATTGGCTCCCTCCTCCCGGCCAGGGCAGGCTGACCGCTCGCCATCCACCCCACAGGTTATCCTGGAGTGCAGAGCTACACCGTGCGAGTGGTGGCCACCAACTACAACCAGTATGCCATAGTGTTCTTCAAGAAGTTTTACAAAAACCAGGGTTACTTCAAGACCACTCTCTATGGTGGGTCGTCACCCATCTCCTTGGGGACCCGGATCCTGGTCACACGGGGGGAGAAGAGGCTCATCCCCACCCAGCCGCCAAGGTTCTCTCCAGTGCCAGCTCTGCTCTGAGCCCCTGGGAGGCCAGGGAGAGAGGTCCTTCTGCAGACCCCTCAGTGAGGAAGGCGTCTGCGGCCTCATTCACACATTCTACAatacttatggaatgtttgctggCCACTCATTGGCCGTCTTGGCCACAGGGAGGACCAAGGAGCTGCCCCCTGAACGGAGGGAGGAATTCACCCGCTTTGCGAAATCCATTGGCCTCACCGATGACCACATCATCTTCCCTATCCCTATCGGTAAGGCCCagttggggagaggagaaggggacaTGCAGCTGTCTAGGCCTGATGCTGCCCCAccaaggaaagggggagagaagagactCGGTCCCCTGGTCCACTCACTGGAGCCCCCTGGGAGCCACTTTGGGCTCAGGGAGACCCTTTCCCACCCAGGGGTCTGTGGGGCCCGCAGGGATCTGGGCCCCAAGTGTTCCTCCCTGACAGGCAGCTTGGGCCTGCCCAGATGAGAATTTCAGGCCCAGGTTCAAGTTTCCCCAGTCTCATTGCCACGGCCACCTCCCCCTATGCCCCAGGTCCTGCTGTTCTGGGCCACCTCCTCCCTTGCCCTGGGGCTTGCCCACCACTGACTTGGGAGGTACCCTTGTCTGAAGGTGGCCTGGCCTGGGCAGAGGGCTCCAGCCAGGCCACTCAGAGAGCCACTGACCTCCCCAAGGCTAAGTGGCTGCCAGGGCTCAGCAGGTAAATGGGCAGGAGGCCTAGGTGCCCGAGCAAGTGGCTGGGCCTCACTTGCCTCCTCTGGAGGGTGTCCCCCAGGTCCGCTCATCCTCAGGCCTTTCTCCCAATCCCCCAGCCCCATCACTTGCCCCTCTGCTGCCGCATCCCTGAAGGGAACCCCTAGATCTGCTGCTGCTGGGCCAGGCTGGGGTCTGGGGCAGCCCAGGGGCAGTGCAGGGGCCTTGGTGGTCAGggatcacacacacaaacacacacacacacacacacacacctgctcaTTCTGATGGACTCTCTCCCCCACAGACCAGTGCATCGATGAACAGTGAGCGTGCAGTGAGTATGGCTGGGGAGGGGCTGATGGGAGCCAGGGTGCAGTGGGGCGGGGTCTCAGGCCTGCCCTTGCTCCCCCACCCAGCATGCTGCCATCTTTACTCCCTTGTCTCCCTCTCAGGTGcctcctgtctctctctgcccccatcgCCCTCAGGTCGGCCCCTGCCCAGGATGCTGCCCAGCTGCCCCCACCAGCCCAGACACCAGTGAGAGACCCAGGAGACACTTTCCATGGCGCAGCCCACCAGTTGCTCCCCAGGCCACCCTACTGATGGCCCCTCCTTGCCTGCTAAATAAACACATGCCCACAGACCCCCAGTCTGTGCTCCTTGACTCCTGGGCCCTCTGGGAGGAGGACGGGCAAAGGGTGGGCTCACATTAGCGTCACTCCTAGGGACTGTGGTCCCAGCAAGGAATGGAGGCCACAGAACCAGAGTccagcgtttttttttttaagttttttgttttgttttgtttgtttgttttgttttgtttttgtgaggaagatcagccctgagctaatatctgtgctaatcctcctctttttgcttgaggaagacctgctctgagctaacatctattgccaatcctcctccttttttttccccaaagccccagtagatagttgtatgtcatagttgcacatccttctagttgctgtgtgtgggacgcggcctcagcatggcaggagaagtggtgcgtcggtgcgcgcccaggatccgaacccgggccgccagtagcggagcgtgagcgcttaaccgctaagccacggggccggcccccagagtccAGCTTTGACTGAACACTTCCTAGCTCCCAACTCTGGGCCCACCCCCATGTCCCTGCCTTTGAGGGGTGCCGACTTCAATGGAATCACTGATGGGACCACACCTCATGCCCTCTGCTGCCTGCAACACTCCTACAGCAGAGGCCCAGCCAGAGCCAGGGAGCTGGAGGAGACTGGGAGGGCTGAGGTGCTGTCACCCCTGACTCACCAGGATCCCTATGGATGCTGGAAGATGGCAGCCAGTGCGGGAGTGGTGCACAGTGGGTGGGGTGGAGGCATGCTCAGCTTGAGGCTGTGCCAGGTAGAAATGGTCCCCAGGAGTGGTCCCCTGCACCTTTGCCAGCCCCTGTGGGCCCAGTGCTCACCCTCCTGGCCACACTGGTGGGTGGCAGTGTCCATGCTGATCCCTTTCAGAGTGCTCTCGCTCACCCACATCTCCTCTCTATCATGACCTCCTGACCACcaggggcagggccaggaagcAAAGAGGGGAATATGCTACCAGAAATCCAGATTCTAGAAGACTCGTGGGCTCCAGGCCTGCACGAGTCTGTGTGGGCCTGTGTCTGGGGCTGCTTGGCTGGGCCTGTGTCTGGGGCCTGACAAGCCCCTGTCCACCCACAGGCCACAGCTGCAGCGCCTCCATGTCTGCATCACACACAGGACTCCCTCCCCGGCCTCTTCTCCCCTTGCAAGGTCAGAGGTCAGAGGAGGTGGGGTTCTGAAGAAACCCAGGCTTCTCTGTCCCACAGGCTTGCACATCTACCCCCtggctgggggagtggggagacactggagctgtgagcagtccCAGCCTCCACCCCCAGGGAACAGGACAGGCCTGAGACCCAGGCCCACCAGATGCTCTCACAGTCTCGGAAGTCTGGGCCAGACTCCAGGAAGAGACCAGCTTGCTGCAGCCTGGGCTGAGCAAGGATGGAGGCCATGCATGAGTCCAGAAGGGCACCGAGGGGGCCACTAGCCAGAGCCCCATATCTGGCTGAGAGTGGGGGAAGCTGAACCCAGCACACTGGCCCTTAGGCTCCACTTCAGGCCACAGATCCAGGTTCTCTGCCTTGGCCCGTGCAACGCAGCTTCCCATCACCACCTGGGCCTCCCGGGCCTTCCAGGGTCAAACTCTTAGGGCACAAATGGGGCTCTGTGTTtcctcccagggtcactgggtttattagtttcctatgaCTGCTATAACAATTACTGCAAaccagcagcttaaaacaacacacatttattgtcttacagtcctggagaccagaaatctgaaatcaatttccctgggctgaaatcaaagtgtcagcagtgcTGCACTTCCCCCCGAGGCTCTAGGAGACAGTCTGCTTCtcagccttttccagcttctagagttgCCTTCCTcgcattccttagcttgtggtCCTTTCCACCTTCTTCAAAGACAGCAGCATGGCAtctccaaatctctctctctgctgaggtcctcacgtggccttctcGCTTATGTCTGTGGTCaaatctccctcttccccctccttataacttgtgattacatttaggccccacctggataatccaggataatctttccAGCTCAAATCTTAATGCAATCACATCTGAAAAGACACTTTTCCCAAATAAGGTACCATTCACAGATTCCAAGAGTTAGGACCCAGATACCTCTGGGGGCGATTATTCAGCCCaccacactgggctcagagaagGAATGATGGCAGAATTTGTGAGGTGAGGAATGAGAGGTGAACAGGGACCCCAGAGGCAGGGCAGCACCATGGCACGCCCCCGCTcccatcagggctggctggggTAGGTGACTCTTTCGTCCTGTGGTCTGGTGTGTGGGCCTTGACCACAGGAGTGGGGTGGGCAGGGTCCAGGTTAGCTCCGGCCTCTGGGAGTGCAGAAGGAGCCAGCTAGGTAAGGTGCCTCTGCCACCtcccctgctcctcccctcctcccccagttcCCCCCCTTCCCATCCTCACTTAGCCACATGGGGGATGAGGCTTTGGCTGGGCTGTACTCTCCTCTCCTCCCGCCTGCCTCCCTCTGCTCACACTGCTAGCCCCAGGCCTCAGGCCCCTGCTCAGGCTCCAGGAGAATAGCTACTCCTTGAATGCTATAGGTGGGGCTAGTCCTGCTGGGGGCCTTGCAGGGTCCTGCAGACCCTGCCCAGTTCTCCATGGAGTCTGACTCCCACAGGACAAGGTGAGGGACTCCCCTGCCTGGTCCCCACGATGGGACAGGAGCCCCTGATGGGGGAGGGGGCACTCTCTGAGGCTAGGCTGTCTCCCTGGGAAAGAGTGGGGCTGAGCAAGGGCAGCGCCTGGCAGAGGTGTGAGCAGGGCTGAAAGAGAAGGAGGGCTGGGTACTCGCCTTTGGCTGGTGGGCGAGAGGCCCTCCCTGGGACCATGGCATTTCACCAACCAAGACAGCAGAGCCCTGTGTCCCCTGATGGGCACAGAAACACCTGTGTCTGTGTGTAGCACACCAGTGTGCAGAGACACATCACAAACACAGGTCACATACGTGGATGTGCCAACACAATCCAAACACGTTTATCCCTATAAGCATAGGGCACcgcaaaaaaaccccacaggcaCACGTTTTGCTCCCAGACGTGAAATCACATCTGGGATCACAGGACTCCACTCTGTGCGTGAGCCCACAGACAAAGGGAGAAACACGCAGACTCCCGGGCACACGGGGATAGGCAACAAACTCTTAGAGAGACATGCAGGTTCCCAGAAGCATGCCgaggcgcgcacagacacacacaccacacagacaCCGCAGGTGGATGCGAACGCTCATGCATGGAGGCTGCACAGGGATGCCTGACGCACACGTCCACCCATCTGAGCTCCCAGCCGCCCCTAGGCGCACTCCCAGCACCCTCCTTCTCCGAGCTGCTAAAAGGGGTGGAGGATGATGGCAGCTGGGCCCACCTTATCCTGAAGCCTGCCTTGACCCACAGCCACACGCAGCCACAGACCGTGACACTCAAGGAAGCTGTGAACGGAAATTTTCCCTGCACACAAGGAATATTAGAAACCACGGGGCTCAGATTTCGCCCACGCGGAGGCGCCAGCTCTAGGGCCCTCAGGTCCCCAGCTGAAGGAGGAGCAGAGTGGGGGGTCCCAGGCTGCCCCTCTAGGCCAGGCTTGCTCGCCCCAGATGAGAGCCGGAGCCTCAGCACCTAGGCTTCTCCGCGGGCAGCCCCGGGATGGCCCTGCCCGGCGGCCGGGAGAGGGGCGGGgctcgggggggcgggggcaggcGGGAGTGGGCGGAGTTCGACTGTGACGCAGGGCGTGGGCGGGGCTCTGGGCGTGGGGGCGGAGTCTgccggcgggcggggcgggggcggggctcgGGCCGTGGGCTCCGCCCTTGGGGC encodes the following:
- the LCN2 gene encoding neutrophil gelatinase-associated lipocalin — protein: MALGLLWLGLTLLGALQTQAQDSAQNLIRSPPLLRIPLQPDFRDDQFQGKWYVVGLAGNAIGKEKQGQVKMYATTYELKNNGSYNVTSTLLRDEGCDHWIRTFVPSSLPGQFYLGGIKRYPGVQSYTVRVVATNYNQYAIVFFKKFYKNQGYFKTTLYGRTKELPPERREEFTRFAKSIGLTDDHIIFPIPIDQCIDEQ